GGGCTATGCCCGCCGGATCATCGAGATGAATGACGAGGCGGTCGGGCGGCTGACCGATACGGTTTACGAGGGTGAAATCATCCTCGGTGTCCCGCATGATATTTTTTATCCAGTCATTCCTCGGGTTCTGAAGGCTTTCAATGCGGCCTTCCCGCGTATGAAGGTGAACCTGAAATCGTCCAGCACCATGCGGTTGCACGAGGCGCTTCGGAAGGGCGAGACGGATTTGATCCTGACCACCGAGGAGGGCGTGAAGCCCGGAGGCGAGACCCTGACGGAAATGACCCTGCGATGGACCGGGGCTCGGGATGGTCTGGCGTGGAAGCGGCGACCGCTGCGGCTGGCCTTCTGCTCGGTTTGCATTTTCCGGCCCATCGTGTTGCGTCGGCTGGACGAGGCGGGGATCGACTGGGAGATGGCCGTGGAGTCAGAGGACGACCGATCGGTCGAGGCGCTGATCAGTGCCGACCTGGCCGTGGGGGCGCTGTTGGAAGACAGCATTCCACCGCATCAGGAAGCGATCTGCACCGGCGGGGCCTTGCCCGATCTGGGGGTGCAGGTGGTCAATATGTACGGGGCAGGGCGGCGCGACGCGCCGACCGAGGCTCTGGCGCAGATGCTGCGGCATGAGTATGGCGGCGGGGTCGCCGCATCGAATGTGGTCAGTCTTCCATCGTGATCACGACCTTGCCGGTCGAGCGGCGGGTGCGCAGCAGTTCAAGCCCCTCATCGGCCCGCTCCAGTGGGAGGACGTGGCTGACATGAGGGGTCAACCGCCCTTCGCTGTACCAGTGCAGCAGGGTTTGCATGCTTTCGGTGATCACCTCGGGCCGGAATTTCAGGTACCCGCCCCAGTAAAGCCCCATGACGGTCAGGTTCTTGACCAGCAGGTGATTGGCCGGAATTTGCGGGACGTCACCGCTGGCAAATCCGATGGGCAGAAGCCGGGCCTCGGGGTTGCAGGCGCGAAAGGCTGCCTTGAACTGATCTCCGCCCACCGGGTCATAGACCACATCGAGCCCCCCCAGGTCCTTGCACGCTTCGCGAATGTCTTGTGTTTTGGCGTCGATCAGGTGGTCGGCCCCAGCCTGTCTGGCGACGTCCAGTTTCTCTGGTCCTCGGGCGCAGGCGATAACCTTGGCCCCCATCAGCTTGCCGATTTCTACTGCCGTCAGGCCGACGCCCCCGGCGGCCCCCAGAACCAGAAGGGTTTCACCCGGTTGCAGTTTTGCCCGGTGATCAAGTGCCACGTGACTGGTTCCATAGGCGATCTGGAAGGCAGCGGCGTCGGTAAAGCTCATGTCGTCGGGGATGGCGACGGCGCGCTCGGCGGGAAAGCACCCATGTTCGGCCAGCCCACCTTGACCGCCAAACACGGCCACGCGGGTGCCGGGGGCGGGCCCCGTGGTCTCGGGGCCAAGATCGGTGACGGTGCCTGCCACCTCCATGCCAAGGGTGAAGGGGGCGGCGGGGGTATCCTGATAATCGCCCTTGACCATCAAAAGGTCGGCAAAATTCAGTCCGCAGGCCCCGATTTCAACGGCAATTTCACCAGTTGTGGGAGTTGGCCGGGGCAGGGAGGTGACAATAGGGTTTTTGCCGGCTGATTCGATATGATATGCGCGCATCTCGCCCTTGCCTGATGTGAAAGCCATGTTTTAAGCGTTTGATTGTGTTTGGCGAAATGCGGCAAGGGTGTCAATTTTCAGATGGAGATTGTAGGTTGCCTATCCAAAAGTAGGGGGCGCCCGCCTAGATTGTACTGCATTTGGGTGGGTATCCTCAGTGGGGAGCGATACTTCTTGTTTTTTCGCGCCTTGGTGGTAATCTTTAAGCAGCGCTGCATGAGCCGTGGCGTTATCCGAGTATCCGTTTGTCAGAAATTCAAATGGAGCTCGTTCGCCCGCTCGGGCATGCAACTGAAAAGGATAAATTTATGCCGCACCCTGTTGATGTGCACGTTGGTAAAAGAGTCCGTCACCGCCGTTGGTTGGTCGGTATGACCCAGCAACAACTGGCAGAGCGTGTCGGGATCAAGTTTCAACAGATTCAAAAATACGAGACCGGTGCGAACCGCGTCAGCGCGTCACGGCTTTGGGATATTGCCGATGCACTGGATGTCGACGTCAGCTTTTTCTTCGAAGGTCTGGAAACCCAAGGCGCTGACCGGGAAGAAACCCCGGAAGGTGTTCCTGCGGATATTCTGGGTGACAAGGAAGCGCTTGACCTTGTCCGGTCATATTATTCAATCCCTGAAAACCAGCGTCGCCGTTTGTTCGATTTGGCCCGCGTACTCAGCGACGTGGCTTGAGCCCGTGCGCCATCCGGGATAGTGCCTGATCAAACTTGGATTGGGCATCGGATGGCAGATGACTGGTGAAGAAATCAAAAGCACGGCCCATGCCTTGGCGGATGCCGCCCGGGCGGCCGTGCTTCCGTTTTTCCGGGCGCACGACCTGACCGCCGACAACAAGGCGGGGCTGGGGTTTGACCCGGTCACGGAAGGTGATCGCGCGGCTGAGCGCGCCATGCGTGCCCTTCTGGCCGAGATGCGCCCGCAAGACGGTATCCTGGGCGAGGAGTTCGGTCATACCGAAGGGGCCAGTGGCCTGACATGGGTATTGGACCCGATCGACGGGACGCGAGCCTTCATGTCGGGCGCGCCCACCTGGGGGGTTTTGATTGCCGTGTCGGACGACACCGGGCCGATCTACGGCCTGATCGACCAGCCCTATATCGGGGAGCGCTTCGAAGGCGGTTTCGGCAGTGCCCGTATGCAGGGGCCGCAGGGGCCGCGGGATTTGCAGGTGATCGGGGACCGGCCCCTTGGCGAGGCAATCCTGTTCACGACCTTTCCCGAGGTGGGCAGCGCGCAGGAAGGCGCCGCGTTTCACGCGGTGGCCGACAAGGTGCGCCTGACCCGCTATGGCATGGATTGTTATGCCTATGCCATGTTGGCCGCCGGGCAAATTGACCTGGTTATCGAAGCCGGGCTGAACGCCTATGACATTCAGGCCCCGATGGCCGTGATCGAGGCGGCGGGCGGGATCGTCACCGACTGGCGCGGTGGACCCGCGCATGACGGCGGGCGGATCGTGGCTGCGGCGGGGCGTGAGCAACATGCAGCGGCGCTTGAAATCCTGTCTGAAGTGTCTTGATCGGGCGGCGCGGCATCGTTTAAGGCATTATGCTGTGGCGCGGTTCTTTGCCCCTTTCCGCCGTGCTGTTCCATAAACCCGAGGGGGTTTGACCGGATATGAAAGGGGCGTTTCCATGAGCGAAATCCTGATCCGTGGGGCCGAGTGCCTTTTGACGATGAACGATACGCGCGAGGAATTGCGCGGCGCCGATGTTCTTGTGCGGGAGGGTAAGGTGGCGCAGGTGGGCCATGGCTTGTCAACCTCGGGCGAGGTGGTGGAGGCCAAGGGCTGTGTCGTCACACCGGGGCTGGTGAATACCCATCATCACCTGTTCCAAAGCCTCACCCGCGCGGTGCCGGGCGGGCAGGACGCGCTGTTGTTCGGGTGGCTGCAAAGCCTTTACCCTATCTGGCAGGGGTTCGGGCCAGAGCATTTTTTCAGTTCGGCGCAGGTGGGACTGGCCGAGATGATGCTGTCGGGCTGCACGCTGAGTTCCGACCACCTGTATCTTTACCCCAATGGCGCGCGGCTGGAGGACACGATCCATGCCGCGGCGGAGTTGGGTATTCGGTTCCATCCGACGCGCGGCTCCATGAGTATCGGGGAAAGTGACGGTGGTTTGCCGCCGGATGCCTTGGTGGAGCGGGAGGCGGATATTCTGGAGGATTGTATCCGGGTGATCGATGCCTTCCACGATCCGAACGAAGGGTCGATGTGCCGGGTGGGCGTGGCCCCCTGTTCGCCGTTCTCGGTCAGCCGCGAGTTGATGCGCGACGCCGCCCTTTTGGCGCGGGATAAGGGGGTAATGATGCACACGCATCTGGCCGAGAATAACGAGGACATCGCCTATTCCGAGGCACATTTTGGCTGTCGGCCGGGGCAATATGCCGAGGAGCTGGGCTGGACCGGGGCGGATGTCTGGCATGCGCATTGCGTGAAGTTGGACGGGCAAGAGATTGATCTGTTTGCCAAAACCCGTACCGGGGTTGCGCATTGTCCCTGTTCGAACTGCCGCCTTGGAAGCGGCATCGCCCCGGTGCGCGCCATGCGGGATGCGGGTGTGCCGGTGGGGCTTGGTGTCGATGGATCGGCCAGCAATGATTCCGGCAATCTGGCGCAGGAAGCCCGGCAGGCGATGCTGTTGCAGCGGGTGGCGCAGGGCGCCGATGCCATGAGTGCGCGCGAAGCCCTTGAGATTGCCACGCGTGGCGGGGCCGAGGTGTTGGGCCGGGAGGATTGCGGGCAGATTGCCCCGGGCAAGCAGGCCGATATCGCCGTCTGGGACATGAGCGGCATTGAAAGCGCCGGAAGCTGGGACCCTGCGGCGCTGTTGCTGGCGGGGCCGGTGACGGTGCGGGACCTTTTCGTGCAGGGGCGGCAGGTGGTGCGGGATGGGCATCTGACCACCGTGGACCTGCCCCGTGTCATCGAGCGACAGAATCGCCTAGCCCGGGCCTTGATGGAGGCGTGACGCGCTACCCTGTCATCGCTAAGCTGTGCCGGGAAAAGGAGCGGGCGACATGCGATTTCTGATTTTGGCCATATGCGCTCTGTGGCTTCCCGTAGCTGGTGTGGCGCAGGAGATGCAAGACCTTGGCCCGTCCGCGCGCAATTGGATCAACGCCACAAGGGCGGATGCCGGACGCGGGGCCGTGGCGGTGAACGGCGCGCTGACACAAGCGGCGGCAGCCCATGCCCGTGACTTGGCACAGTCCGGCGCCTTCAGTCACACCGGATCAAACGGCAGCAGCGTCGGAGACCGGGTGCGTCGGCAAGGATACGGGTTTTGCTTTGTTGCCGAAAATATCGCCAAGGGGCAGGGCTCGCTGGAGCAGGTTTTGAACGGTTGGCTCGCCTCGCCGGGGCATCGGCGCAATATACTGGCCAGCCAAGCGCGAGAGTTTGGCCTTGTGCGTGGCCCCGGAAGCCTGTGGGTCATGGTGCTGGGAAAGCCGGGTTGTTAGCCGAAAATACGTGGCTTGAGCTTCAAGATGGTCTCACAGGTCTCAGTGCCGATTTTCTGAGCGAGATCAAGGGCCTGTCTGTGCGCGGTATAACCTGTGGAGACAGCGGCCTCGATTGTGGCGCTTTGCACGAGGCTGGCCACCAATTCGGGGTTCTTGCGGGCGAAGCCCTCGCCGAATTGGGCATCAATCGCCTCCACGACGCGGGCGAGATGGGTGGCGGTATGAGTGCTTGAATCGGTCATGGCGACCTCGTTTTCTGTGATATGAGCCAAACCTAGGGCGTGCTTGGCTTTGGCAAGTCACAGCATGGGCATTGTCTTCTCCGAGCGGCTTTATTACTCCTTTCTGGCGTACAGGTGAGCAGGGAAAGGGGACGGATATGGCCGAAGACAGCTATCAGGCAGAGCCCGACCCCGAACGCGAGGACGACGCCTATCTGCTGGACAGGCAGGCGGTCGCGCGGATCATCTATGCGGTCGATATCGAAGACCGCGACCTGCTGCTCAAGGAGATGGAGCCGCTGCACCCGGCGGACATCGCCGACCTTCTGGAGCAGATCAACGCCTTTGACCGGCGCCGTTTGATCGAGCTTTATGGCGTCGAATTCGATGGCGACATCCTGTCGGAACTCGACGATTCTATCCGCGAGGAGGTGATCGGCCTTCTGACGCCCGAGGTTCTGTTCGACGCGGTGCGCGACCTGGAATCCGACGATGTTGTCGATCTTGTCGAGGATCTGGAGGATCAGCAACAGCAGGCGATCCTGAACGCGCTTGAGCATGGTGACCGGGTCGCGGTGCAACAATCGCTGACCTACCCGGAGTATTCCGCGGGCCGCCTGATGCAGCGCGAAGTGGTCATGGCGCCATCCCATTGGAACGTGGGCGAGGCCATTGATTTCCTGCGCAATCAAGACGATCTGCCGGATCAGTTTTATCATCTGATCCTTGTCGATCCGCGCCTGCGGCCCGTGGGCAACGTGACCCTTGGCAAGCTGATGGCGGCGCGACGCGAGGTTCTGTTGAAGGATCTGGTCGAAGAGACCTTCCATGTCATTCCCGTCACCCAGGACGAGGGTGACGTGGCCTATGCCTTTAACCAATACCACCTGATTTCCGCCCCCGTGGTGGATGAAAACGAGCGTCTGGTGGGGGTCATCACCATCGACGACGCCATGGTCGTGCTGGATGAAGAGCACGAGGAAGACATCATGCGTCTTGCCGGTGTGGGTGATGAAAGCAGTCTTGCCGACAGGGTGCTGGAGACCACCAAGCGGCGCTTTCCGTGGCTGGCGGTGAACCTTGTGACGGCGATCCTCGCTTCGCTGGTCATTGCCCAGTTCGAGGCGGCCATCGCCCAGATCGTGGCCCTGGCCGTGCTGATGCCCATCGTGGCCTCGATGGGCGGTAACGCGGGCACCCAAAGCCTGACCGTGGCGGTGCGCGCCATTGCCACGAAAGACCTTACCGGCTCCAACGTCTGGCGGGTGATCCGGCGGGAGGTGCTGGTGGGGCTGCTGAATGGTTTGGTCTTTGCGGTGGTGATGGGCGCTGTGGGGGTCTTGTGGTTCGGCGGGCCGGAACTTGGCTATGTGATCGCTGCCGCAATGGTGATCAATCTTGTCGTGGCCGGGCTGGCGGGCACGGTCATTCCCATCGTATTGGACCGTATCGGCGTGGATCCGGCCCTTGCCTCGGGGGCCTTCGTGACGACGGTCACGGATGTGGTCGGGTTCTTCGCCTTCCTGGGACTGGCGGCAATGGTGCTTTTATGACCGATCTGACAGCTATAAAGGCCGAGGCGCGCAAGGCGGCGTTCGCCCGGCGCAAACAGGCGCATGAGGCGGCCGGGCCGGGGGCTGCGGGGCATCTGTCACAGGTGCTCGCGGGGCATCGTGGGGTGCCGCTTTCGGGCTACATGGCGATCCGCACCGAGATTGACCCGCTGCCCGTCATGGAAGAGGCGGCGGCGCATGGCCCCGTTGGCGTCCCGGTGATCCAGGGCAAGGGCCTGCCGCTGAAGTTCTCTTGGTGGGAGCCGGGCTGCGCCCTCAAGGAGGGGCCCTTTGGCGCGATGATCCCCGAGGCGGATGATTTTCTTGAGCCGGAAATCCTGATCGTGCCCTTGGTGGCTTTCGACCGCAATGGCGGGCGGCTTGGGTATGGCGGTGGGTTTTACGACCGCACGCTGGAACTCTTGCGCTCGAAACGCCCGACGCTGGCCATCGGCTTTGCCTATGCCGCGCAGGAGGCCGAGAACCTGCCGCTGGAGCCGACCGATCAACCGCTGGACATGATCGTGACCGAATCCGGCGTGCTGAGTTTTTCCGATCATTAAAGCGATTGGTTAAAAACTCTTAAACGCACCGTTTCTTCTTTTCAAAAATATCCCGGGGGAGCGTTGAAAATCCGTGGATTTTCAACGCAGGGGGCTGGCCCCCAATCCGCCCGTGGATAGTTGCACGACGAGGCGGGGTTTAGCCCTCCATCGCCTCCAACTCGTCGATCAGCCGCGAGATCATGCTCAACCCCTTGTCCCAGAAGGCCGGGTCGCTGGCATCGAGGCCGAAGGGGGCCAGAAGCTCGGAATGGTGCATGGAGCCGCCCGCCTTGAGCATCTCGAAATACTTGTCCTGGAAACCCTCGGGGTTTTCCTCGTAGACGGCATAGAGCGCGTTCACGAGGCCGTCGCCGAAGGCATAGGCATAGACATAGAAGGGCGAATGGACGAAATGCGGGATATAGGCCCAGAAGGTCTCGTACCCGTCCATGAAATCAAAGGCCGGTCCAAGGCTTTCGGCCTGCACCGACATCCACAGGGCGTTGATGTCATCGGGGGTGAGT
Above is a genomic segment from Roseovarius bejariae containing:
- a CDS encoding LysR family transcriptional regulator, which translates into the protein MRNLDMTTLRSFLAVAEHGGVTRAAAALHLTQSAVSMQIKRLEEMLDIEVLDRSARRVSLTAAGEQLLGYARRIIEMNDEAVGRLTDTVYEGEIILGVPHDIFYPVIPRVLKAFNAAFPRMKVNLKSSSTMRLHEALRKGETDLILTTEEGVKPGGETLTEMTLRWTGARDGLAWKRRPLRLAFCSVCIFRPIVLRRLDEAGIDWEMAVESEDDRSVEALISADLAVGALLEDSIPPHQEAICTGGALPDLGVQVVNMYGAGRRDAPTEALAQMLRHEYGGGVAASNVVSLPS
- a CDS encoding 5-formyltetrahydrofolate cyclo-ligase; this encodes MTDLTAIKAEARKAAFARRKQAHEAAGPGAAGHLSQVLAGHRGVPLSGYMAIRTEIDPLPVMEEAAAHGPVGVPVIQGKGLPLKFSWWEPGCALKEGPFGAMIPEADDFLEPEILIVPLVAFDRNGGRLGYGGGFYDRTLELLRSKRPTLAIGFAYAAQEAENLPLEPTDQPLDMIVTESGVLSFSDH
- a CDS encoding NADPH:quinone oxidoreductase family protein, which encodes MRAYHIESAGKNPIVTSLPRPTPTTGEIAVEIGACGLNFADLLMVKGDYQDTPAAPFTLGMEVAGTVTDLGPETTGPAPGTRVAVFGGQGGLAEHGCFPAERAVAIPDDMSFTDAAAFQIAYGTSHVALDHRAKLQPGETLLVLGAAGGVGLTAVEIGKLMGAKVIACARGPEKLDVARQAGADHLIDAKTQDIREACKDLGGLDVVYDPVGGDQFKAAFRACNPEARLLPIGFASGDVPQIPANHLLVKNLTVMGLYWGGYLKFRPEVITESMQTLLHWYSEGRLTPHVSHVLPLERADEGLELLRTRRSTGKVVITMED
- a CDS encoding 8-oxoguanine deaminase, which encodes MSEILIRGAECLLTMNDTREELRGADVLVREGKVAQVGHGLSTSGEVVEAKGCVVTPGLVNTHHHLFQSLTRAVPGGQDALLFGWLQSLYPIWQGFGPEHFFSSAQVGLAEMMLSGCTLSSDHLYLYPNGARLEDTIHAAAELGIRFHPTRGSMSIGESDGGLPPDALVEREADILEDCIRVIDAFHDPNEGSMCRVGVAPCSPFSVSRELMRDAALLARDKGVMMHTHLAENNEDIAYSEAHFGCRPGQYAEELGWTGADVWHAHCVKLDGQEIDLFAKTRTGVAHCPCSNCRLGSGIAPVRAMRDAGVPVGLGVDGSASNDSGNLAQEARQAMLLQRVAQGADAMSAREALEIATRGGAEVLGREDCGQIAPGKQADIAVWDMSGIESAGSWDPAALLLAGPVTVRDLFVQGRQVVRDGHLTTVDLPRVIERQNRLARALMEA
- the mgtE gene encoding magnesium transporter, encoding MAEDSYQAEPDPEREDDAYLLDRQAVARIIYAVDIEDRDLLLKEMEPLHPADIADLLEQINAFDRRRLIELYGVEFDGDILSELDDSIREEVIGLLTPEVLFDAVRDLESDDVVDLVEDLEDQQQQAILNALEHGDRVAVQQSLTYPEYSAGRLMQREVVMAPSHWNVGEAIDFLRNQDDLPDQFYHLILVDPRLRPVGNVTLGKLMAARREVLLKDLVEETFHVIPVTQDEGDVAYAFNQYHLISAPVVDENERLVGVITIDDAMVVLDEEHEEDIMRLAGVGDESSLADRVLETTKRRFPWLAVNLVTAILASLVIAQFEAAIAQIVALAVLMPIVASMGGNAGTQSLTVAVRAIATKDLTGSNVWRVIRREVLVGLLNGLVFAVVMGAVGVLWFGGPELGYVIAAAMVINLVVAGLAGTVIPIVLDRIGVDPALASGAFVTTVTDVVGFFAFLGLAAMVLL
- a CDS encoding helix-turn-helix domain-containing protein, whose product is MPHPVDVHVGKRVRHRRWLVGMTQQQLAERVGIKFQQIQKYETGANRVSASRLWDIADALDVDVSFFFEGLETQGADREETPEGVPADILGDKEALDLVRSYYSIPENQRRRLFDLARVLSDVA
- a CDS encoding CAP domain-containing protein → MRFLILAICALWLPVAGVAQEMQDLGPSARNWINATRADAGRGAVAVNGALTQAAAAHARDLAQSGAFSHTGSNGSSVGDRVRRQGYGFCFVAENIAKGQGSLEQVLNGWLASPGHRRNILASQAREFGLVRGPGSLWVMVLGKPGC
- a CDS encoding inositol monophosphatase family protein encodes the protein MTGEEIKSTAHALADAARAAVLPFFRAHDLTADNKAGLGFDPVTEGDRAAERAMRALLAEMRPQDGILGEEFGHTEGASGLTWVLDPIDGTRAFMSGAPTWGVLIAVSDDTGPIYGLIDQPYIGERFEGGFGSARMQGPQGPRDLQVIGDRPLGEAILFTTFPEVGSAQEGAAFHAVADKVRLTRYGMDCYAYAMLAAGQIDLVIEAGLNAYDIQAPMAVIEAAGGIVTDWRGGPAHDGGRIVAAAGREQHAAALEILSEVS